One segment of Methylotenera versatilis 79 DNA contains the following:
- the tadA gene encoding tRNA adenosine(34) deaminase TadA has protein sequence MTSDLINNDVEFMQIALSLAQQAALMGEVPVGAIVVKDGVIIGRGNNAPIGLHDPTAHAEIMAMREAATYLGNYRLVDCTLYVTLEPCAMCSGAMQHARIAKLVYGANDPKTGACGSVVNLMTEPKLNHHTEVLGGILAVECGAVLSDFFKQRRLNKKLL, from the coding sequence ATGACAAGCGACTTAATAAATAACGACGTTGAATTTATGCAGATTGCGCTAAGTTTGGCGCAACAAGCGGCATTAATGGGTGAAGTACCAGTAGGTGCAATTGTGGTTAAAGACGGCGTTATTATTGGGCGCGGCAATAACGCACCGATTGGCTTGCATGATCCAACCGCGCATGCTGAAATCATGGCGATGCGCGAGGCAGCAACTTATTTGGGTAATTATCGCTTAGTTGATTGCACCTTATATGTGACGCTTGAGCCCTGCGCGATGTGTAGCGGCGCCATGCAACATGCCCGTATTGCAAAGTTAGTTTACGGTGCTAATGACCCAAAAACCGGCGCTTGCGGCAGCGTGGTTAACCTGATGACTGAACCAAAATTGAATCACCACACAGAAGTACTTGGCGGAATTTTAGCTGTAGAATGCGGTGCGGTGCTGTCTGATTTTTTCAAGCAACGCAGGCTAAACAAAAAGCTATTGTAA
- a CDS encoding Bax inhibitor-1 family protein, with protein MLDDMQVLGREGALDQKLATQNKVLRNTYALLGLTMIPTVIGALVGMKMNFAYAAAHPFIFAIGAMAVIYGLFAAINANRNSSIGVVLLLGLTFLLGLMLGPILQHALNLNNGGQIVGLAAGGTGVILMTMAGIATTTKKDFSFMGKFLLVGIVLLIVASLANIFLQIPAMQLALSGVGVLLFSGFILYDVSRIVTGGETNYVMATLGLYMSIYNLFTSLLHLLMGLMGSND; from the coding sequence ATGTTAGATGATATGCAAGTATTAGGCCGTGAAGGCGCTCTTGATCAAAAGCTAGCCACACAAAATAAGGTATTACGTAATACTTATGCCTTACTTGGCTTAACCATGATTCCAACGGTAATTGGCGCGTTGGTTGGCATGAAAATGAATTTTGCTTATGCGGCGGCGCATCCGTTTATATTTGCAATCGGCGCAATGGCTGTGATTTATGGCTTATTTGCAGCGATTAACGCAAATCGCAATAGCAGCATAGGTGTTGTTTTATTACTAGGCTTAACGTTTCTATTAGGCCTAATGTTAGGCCCAATTCTACAGCATGCGCTTAACCTAAATAATGGCGGACAAATTGTTGGTTTAGCGGCTGGTGGTACAGGCGTTATTTTGATGACGATGGCAGGTATCGCAACGACCACTAAAAAAGACTTTAGCTTTATGGGTAAATTCTTATTGGTCGGTATTGTTTTGTTAATCGTAGCGTCGCTTGCTAATATCTTCTTACAAATTCCAGCCATGCAATTAGCCTTATCTGGCGTTGGTGTGCTGTTATTCTCTGGATTTATTTTGTATGATGTAAGCCGCATTGTAACTGGTGGCGAAACCAATTATGTGATGGCAACATTAGGTTTGTATATGAGTATTTATAACTTGTTTACTAGCCTGTTACATCTATTGATGGGCTTAATGGGTAGCAATGATTAA